The proteins below come from a single Papaver somniferum cultivar HN1 chromosome 11, ASM357369v1, whole genome shotgun sequence genomic window:
- the LOC113324278 gene encoding pentatricopeptide repeat-containing protein At3g12770-like translates to MKFDPRIRPNLFTYTIALSSCAKIQNLKMGIQIHEDLVKDGCENDDFIVTTLIDFYSKCGKTDNARRVFDRIRVPTIPNCTAMIDGYTMNNRSKDAINLIRRILRSRLDLKMVKDLGFTCLLRPCTNEKLLKQGQEIHVNMIKFGYKPGAQTIISLVNLFEKCDKMVTARRLFDELIEKHVGLWARMIAGHVRNGLNHEAMELYFEMICEDVEPNPFALSSAISACIATSGMKEGMEIHGRAIKSGCRLSEDVIVVSLVKFYSEFELLEDVQKVVRCHREQVYP, encoded by the coding sequence ATGAAATTTGATCCAAGAATTAGACCTAATCTGTTTACGTATACAATAGCATTGAGTTCTTGTGCTAAGATTCAGAATTTGAAAATGGGTATTCAAATTCATGAAGATTTGGTTAAAGATGGGTGTGAAAATGATGATTTTATTGTCACGACGTTGATTGATTTTTATTCTAAATGTGGGAAGACCGATAATGCACGTCGAGTATTTGATAGGATTCGAGTACCAACAATTCCTAATTGTACAGCAATGATTGATGGTTATACGATGAATAACCGAAGTAAGGACGCGATTAACTTAATTAGAAGGATCTTGAGGTCTAGGTTAGATTTGAAGATGGTTAAAGATTTGGGCTTTACCTGTTTGCTTAGACCTTGTACTAACGAAAAACTGCTTAAACAAGGTCAAGAAATTCATGTTAACATGATTAAGTTTGGGTATAAACCCGGAGCGCAGACAATCATTTCACTAGTTAATCTATTCGAGAAATGTGACAAAATGGTAACTGCTCGTCGTTTATTTGATGAGTTGATTGAGAAGCATGTAGGGTTATGGGCAAGAATGATAGCTGGACATGTAAGAAATGGATTGAACCATGAAGCTATGGAGTTatattttgaaatgatttgtgaagaTGTTGAACCGAATCCCTTTGCACTTTCTTCTGCTATTAGTGCTTGTATTGCTACATCAGGTATGAAAGAAGGGATGGAAATACACGGTCGAGCAATTAAATCTGGTTGTAGGTTATCAGAAGATGTTATTGTAGTTAGCCTTGTGAAGTTTTACAGTGAGTTTGAGCTGCTTGAGGATGTACAGAAGGTTGTTAGATGTCATAGGGAGCAAGTATATCCATGA